One Sulfitobacter sp. S190 DNA window includes the following coding sequences:
- a CDS encoding ABC transporter ATP-binding protein, with amino-acid sequence MHAYYGKSHILQGVTMNVQKGEIVALLGRNGVGRSTTCKAIMGEVAPHGSVQFKGQEIAGKKAFEIANLGIGYVPENRDIFPGLTTRQNLMLGLKPGQKDGQGRWSMQAMFEMFDNLQRRADVEASVLSGGEQQMLTMCRTLMGDPELVMIDEPTEGLSPQMVQKVAEVLREIAKRGISTLLVEQKLSIAMDIADRVYVMGHGRMVFEGTPAELKARDDVRREWLEV; translated from the coding sequence ATGCACGCCTACTACGGCAAGTCACACATCCTCCAAGGCGTCACCATGAACGTCCAGAAAGGAGAAATCGTGGCGCTCTTGGGCCGTAATGGGGTGGGCCGGTCGACAACTTGCAAGGCCATCATGGGCGAAGTGGCGCCGCACGGCTCTGTCCAGTTCAAAGGGCAGGAGATAGCGGGGAAGAAGGCGTTTGAGATTGCCAATCTGGGAATTGGATACGTCCCTGAAAACCGCGATATCTTTCCCGGCCTGACAACGCGGCAGAACCTGATGCTGGGCTTGAAACCGGGGCAGAAGGACGGGCAGGGCAGGTGGTCCATGCAGGCGATGTTCGAGATGTTCGACAACCTGCAGCGGCGGGCCGATGTCGAGGCTTCGGTGCTCTCCGGCGGAGAACAGCAGATGCTGACCATGTGCCGCACCCTGATGGGCGATCCCGAACTGGTCATGATCGATGAGCCGACCGAGGGTCTGAGCCCGCAAATGGTGCAAAAGGTGGCCGAAGTGCTGCGCGAAATCGCCAAGCGCGGGATTTCGACGCTGTTGGTTGAACAGAAACTGTCGATCGCAATGGACATCGCAGACCGTGTTTATGTCATGGGGCACGGTCGAATGGTCTTTGAGGGAACCCCAGCCGAACTGAAGGCGCGCGACGACGTGCGTCGGGAATGGCTCGAGGTTTGA
- a CDS encoding ABC transporter ATP-binding protein has translation MNVPALELSGLKKNFGKAEIIRGIDLTIGRAERHAIIGPNGAGKSTLFNLITARFAPSAGTVKLHGEDLSGLQPFQINRKGLSRSFQITNIFPGMSVFENVRCALLWSQGYRYSFWHLVARKRDLTEGADAILEQINLTARRDLPAGTLSYAEQRALEIGITIAGGADVIMLDEPTAGMSNTETDYITDLILRVTEGKTLIMVEHDMSVVFGLADRISVLVYGEIIATGAPEDVRADPKVQEAYLGAALEAEH, from the coding sequence ATGAACGTGCCCGCACTTGAACTATCCGGTCTGAAGAAGAACTTTGGCAAAGCTGAGATCATCCGCGGGATCGACCTTACCATCGGGCGGGCCGAACGCCACGCCATCATCGGGCCCAACGGCGCGGGCAAGTCGACGCTTTTCAATCTGATCACCGCGCGTTTTGCGCCGTCAGCCGGTACAGTTAAGCTGCACGGCGAGGATCTGTCAGGATTGCAGCCATTCCAGATCAACCGCAAGGGCCTGTCCCGGTCTTTCCAGATTACCAATATCTTTCCGGGTATGAGCGTATTCGAGAATGTCCGCTGTGCGCTCTTGTGGTCGCAAGGATACCGGTACAGCTTCTGGCATCTTGTCGCTCGCAAGCGCGATCTGACTGAGGGCGCGGATGCAATTCTGGAACAGATCAATCTGACCGCCCGGCGTGATTTGCCCGCAGGGACGCTAAGCTATGCTGAGCAAAGAGCGCTTGAAATCGGCATCACCATTGCGGGTGGCGCGGACGTGATCATGCTGGACGAACCCACCGCGGGAATGTCGAACACCGAAACCGACTACATCACCGATTTGATCCTGCGGGTTACGGAGGGCAAGACTCTGATCATGGTTGAGCACGATATGAGCGTGGTCTTCGGTTTGGCTGACCGGATCAGCGTATTGGTCTATGGAGAGATCATCGCAACCGGCGCTCCCGAAGATGTGCGCGCGGACCCAAAGGTGCAGGAAGCCTATCTCGGCGCGGCTTTGGAGGCGGAGCATTGA
- a CDS encoding branched-chain amino acid ABC transporter permease has translation MSDQFTTDPGKPAQRMRAGSMTLTLAPWIIATVLLMVLPLIFTANSALTIMNQMAITIIFALAYNMLLGQGGMLSFGHAVYAGVGGFACMHIMNMSDFFASFPLIVLPLFGGLFGMGLALIVGSFSTRSAGTVFAMISLGVGELIAACSVIIVAFFGGEEGISGDRTYAQPFFGVEFLQQIEVYYLTAAWLILSALLMYLWSRTPIGRMANAVRDNPERAEFLGYSARWVRFYSFVASGFFAGISGGLFAINYEILTEENLNTASSGVILLVTFLGGVGFFFGPIIGAVVFTLVQTVLSLQTELWAFYAGILFVATVMFFPGGLAGLLMMHVPVFKLGKARLLVMPYLKTLLPAAIGILGLAALVEMIFHLRHAATGDDEMTLFWTTFDSHSFWPWIVAGLVTLVGLGIARTTTPALRDAWAEATTAAKGMS, from the coding sequence ATGAGTGATCAATTCACCACCGATCCCGGCAAACCTGCGCAGCGCATGCGCGCAGGCTCCATGACCCTTACGCTGGCGCCTTGGATCATTGCCACCGTTCTGTTGATGGTTTTGCCGCTGATCTTTACAGCCAACTCCGCCCTTACGATCATGAACCAGATGGCGATCACCATCATATTCGCGCTCGCGTATAATATGCTGTTGGGGCAGGGCGGCATGCTGTCGTTCGGCCATGCCGTTTACGCGGGTGTGGGTGGTTTTGCCTGCATGCACATCATGAATATGTCCGATTTCTTTGCCAGCTTTCCGCTCATCGTGCTGCCTTTGTTCGGCGGGTTGTTCGGAATGGGTCTGGCTCTGATTGTCGGCTCTTTCTCGACCCGGTCGGCCGGGACCGTGTTCGCCATGATCAGCCTCGGCGTAGGAGAACTGATTGCCGCGTGTTCGGTCATCATTGTCGCTTTCTTTGGCGGAGAAGAAGGGATTTCGGGGGACCGCACATATGCCCAGCCCTTTTTCGGCGTCGAATTCCTGCAACAGATCGAGGTTTACTATCTGACGGCGGCGTGGCTAATCCTGTCGGCCCTGCTGATGTATTTGTGGTCCCGCACACCGATCGGACGTATGGCCAATGCGGTGCGCGATAACCCCGAGCGTGCGGAATTCCTCGGGTACTCCGCGCGGTGGGTCCGGTTCTACAGCTTCGTTGCGTCGGGCTTTTTCGCAGGCATCTCGGGCGGTCTGTTCGCAATCAATTACGAGATTCTCACAGAAGAAAACCTCAACACGGCCTCGTCCGGTGTGATCCTATTGGTGACATTTCTCGGGGGCGTCGGCTTTTTCTTCGGACCCATCATCGGCGCGGTTGTCTTTACTCTCGTCCAGACAGTTCTCAGCCTCCAGACAGAGCTTTGGGCGTTCTACGCGGGTATACTGTTTGTCGCCACGGTGATGTTCTTTCCCGGGGGGTTGGCGGGTTTGCTCATGATGCATGTGCCGGTTTTCAAGTTGGGAAAGGCGCGTCTTTTGGTGATGCCATATCTCAAGACCCTGCTACCTGCGGCGATTGGTATTCTTGGCTTGGCGGCCTTGGTGGAAATGATCTTCCATCTGCGCCATGCGGCCACCGGCGATGACGAGATGACACTGTTCTGGACCACGTTCGACAGCCACTCTTTCTGGCCATGGATCGTGGCCGGATTGGTCACGCTGGTGGGCTTAGGCATAGCGCGGACCACGACGCCCGCTTTGCGCGACGCATGGGCCGAAGCGACCACAGCGGCAAAGGGAATGTCATGA
- a CDS encoding branched-chain amino acid ABC transporter permease, with amino-acid sequence MDLILVNLIDGLVTGLLLFMLSAGLTLIFSMMGVLNFAHASFYMLGAYFGFQISLALGFWMGLLIAPVIVGLMGAAVERYGLRRVHQYGHVPELIFTFGLALLIEELVQFVWGKNQMPYDIPDILNFTAFAIAGNSIPAYKIFMIFISVAIFIGLLYVLTKTRVGMIIQAALSYPRTVEALGHNVPLIFMGVFGVGTALAGVAGVIAGPVLGTFPGMAFVLGSIVFVTIVIGGLGSLWGALVASLLIGWITTFAKSYNIAMSDVLGAVGISPPANLDDSLLRDLWTVTSPQIADILPYILMVLILIFRPSGLFGTRNS; translated from the coding sequence ATGGATCTTATTCTCGTCAATCTGATCGACGGGCTGGTGACGGGCCTGCTGTTGTTTATGCTGTCCGCTGGTCTGACATTGATTTTTTCGATGATGGGTGTGCTGAATTTCGCGCATGCGAGCTTCTACATGCTTGGCGCGTATTTTGGCTTCCAGATCAGCCTCGCGCTGGGGTTCTGGATGGGGCTCCTGATCGCGCCGGTAATTGTGGGATTGATGGGTGCTGCGGTTGAGCGGTACGGCCTGCGCCGCGTGCATCAGTACGGACACGTGCCCGAACTGATCTTTACCTTCGGACTGGCACTGCTGATCGAAGAGCTGGTGCAATTCGTCTGGGGCAAGAACCAGATGCCATACGACATTCCCGATATTCTCAACTTCACCGCCTTCGCAATCGCGGGCAATTCCATTCCGGCCTACAAGATCTTCATGATCTTCATTTCGGTCGCGATCTTTATCGGGCTGCTCTACGTGCTGACAAAAACCCGCGTTGGGATGATCATCCAGGCTGCCCTGAGCTATCCGCGCACGGTCGAGGCATTGGGCCATAACGTACCGCTCATTTTCATGGGCGTCTTCGGGGTGGGAACCGCGCTCGCCGGGGTGGCCGGTGTTATCGCGGGCCCTGTTCTGGGGACGTTTCCGGGCATGGCATTTGTCTTGGGATCAATCGTTTTCGTGACAATCGTGATTGGCGGTCTGGGATCGCTCTGGGGTGCGTTGGTGGCATCGCTGTTGATCGGATGGATCACGACATTCGCCAAATCCTACAACATTGCCATGTCGGACGTTCTCGGTGCAGTCGGCATCAGCCCGCCCGCCAATCTGGACGACAGCTTACTGCGTGATCTTTGGACGGTCACCAGTCCGCAGATCGCCGATATCCTACCCTATATCTTGATGGTGCTAATCCTGATCTTCCGCCCATCCGGTCTGTTCGGGACACGAAACTCATGA